The Candidatus Thermoplasmatota archaeon genome window below encodes:
- a CDS encoding PAS domain-containing protein: protein MEGIFILNSDGNFVHLNEKALAFIGKKHERLIGKPFISIAPKRTGRNFMLYAGICLMGKALCIQLQILK from the coding sequence GTGGAAGGAATATTTATCCTCAATTCAGATGGTAACTTTGTCCATTTAAATGAAAAAGCACTGGCCTTTATTGGAAAAAAACATGAAAGGTTGATAGGCAAGCCATTTATTTCCATTGCCCCAAAAAGGACAGGCAGAAACTTTATGCTATATGCAGGAATTTGTTTAATGGGGAAAGCGTTATGTATACAACTCCAAATTTTGAAATAA